From Cyclopterus lumpus isolate fCycLum1 chromosome 4, fCycLum1.pri, whole genome shotgun sequence, a single genomic window includes:
- the cyldl gene encoding ubiquitin carboxyl-terminal hydrolase CYLD, with translation MTSPNNRYFILTKHPEYRGLANPGSICYIYESMYSSLTGTCLPTKLHVNFVDSRARSACELESSSIQPLSKEEAELLQALSSDVERLEWFREGDALRVARGLSVGTAVTVDEGGERLRGIVRYIGRIRDTSYSCPLTGTFFGIELQGEDKGKGNTDGIYQSKVLFSCKKDCGIFSTFSRIRPVVPSSLSPPNAEHSQTTDELVPGDRVTYFTADNCRHGMVLDVQEEHGEHVVRISTDTDENGKRGGEVDVPLRLVAKGEVPKALDPERMEVDATPVEKDSGDLSLNSVVEVTLKKGKSYGIIRWIGTLPGLKETMAGLELDEDDGVSDGTFKNERIFDCPPKKALFIKLRSCRPDSRFQSASASCSERTQKRDDAETDEEHNTGKLATVPPISTEQVSQILIGRMKGIQGHYNSCYMDATLFSLFSCSSVLDAMLFKTTEPQDAPIQSTLLHDIVNPLRNKGFVEGRHIMKLRQQLQKHGYSESFTTDEKDPEEFLTVIMHHILALDPLLKLSAGGKVQDSYCYQIFLDQNHRLVLPTVQQLLEHSFHTAGLKLAEVPSCLILQMPRFGKKFKMFDKIIPSLELDITDLLSEGPQQCMLCGDLAHVECTDCFKDPIFGQTGLKIFCRTCSSKVHSHPQRLSHQPVALDIPKGYLSHSMPHTLIRDKLELFAVLCIETSHYVSFIKYGPNSQDWIFFDSMADREGERDGFNIPEVHACPEVSTYLEMSPAELANQVPRDMKGVAKRLFCDAYMYLYQSTSMCLYR, from the exons ATGACGTCACCAAACAACCGGTACTTCATCCTAACTAAACATCCTGAATATAGAGGACTGGCCAACCCTGGCAGCATATGCTACATATATGAGTCCATGTACAGTTCCCTCACAGGGACATGTTTACCCACGAAGTTGCATGTCAACTTCGTGGACTCGCGTGCCAGGTCAGCTTGCGAGTTGGAGTCGAGTTCCATACAGCCGCTGAGCAAGGaggaagccgagctgctgcaggcCCTGTCCAGTGACGTCGAGAGGCTGGAGTGGTTCCGGGAGGGCGATGCCCTCCGAGTGGCACGGGGGCTCTCCGTGGGCACCGCGGTGACGGTGgacgagggaggagagaggctcCGAGGCATCGTGCGCTACATCGGAAGGATTAGAGATACATCCTACTCCTGTCCTCTAACAGGCACGTTCTTTGGCATTGAACTACAG GGTGAGGACAAGGGGAAGGGGAATACTGATGGGATCTACCAATCCAAAGTCCTCTTCTCCTGCAAGAAAGATTGTGGAATTTTCTCCACGTTCTCCAGAATCAGGCCCGTGGTTCCCAGCTCCTTGTCACCCCCCAACGCTGAGCATTCTCAAACAACAGACGAGTTAGTCCCAGGAGATAGGGTCACGTACTTCACCGCAGATAATTGTCGCCATGGAATGGTGTTGGATGTGCAGGAGGAGCACGGTGAACATGTTGTTCGGATCTCCACG GACACAGATGAGAATGGAAAGAGAGGGGGCGAAGTCGATGTCCCACTACGTTTGGTTGCGAAGGGGGAGGTGCCCAAAG CTTTAGATCCAGAGAGGATGGAGGTTGATGCAACACCAGTGGAAAAAGACAGTGGTGATCTGAGCCTGAACTCTGTGGTGGAGGTGACCTTGAAAAAGGGCAAGTCATATGGAATCATCCGCTGGATCGGCACTCTGCCTGGTTTAAAGGAAACCATGGCTGGCCTCGAGCTG GACGAAGACGACGGGGTGAGTGATGGCACCTTCAAGAATGAGCGTATCTTTGACTGTCCACCGAAGAAAGCCCTGTTCATAAAGCTTCGATCCTGCCGTCCCGACTCGCGGTTTCAGAGCGCGTCCGCCAGTTGCAGTGAGAGGACACAGAAACGGGACGACGCAG AGACGGATGAAGAGCACAATACAGGGAAGCTGGCGACTGTTCCTCCCATCAGCACAGAGCAGGTCAGCCAGATTTTGATTGGACGAATGAAGGGGATCCAAGGCCACTACAACTCCTGCTACATGGACGCCACCCTCTtcag CTTGTTTTCCTGCTCCTCCGTGTTGGACGCCATGCTGTTTAAAACCACAGAACCTCAAGATGCCCCGATTCAGAGCACACTGCTCCACGACATTGTTAATCCCCTCCGCAA TAAAGGCTTTGTGGAAGGGCGGCACATCATGAAGCTCCGGCAGCAGCTACAGAAACACGGCTACAGTGAATCCTTCACCACAGATGAGAAGG ATCCAGAGGAGTTTCTTACCGTCATCATGCACCACATTCTTGCGCTGGATCCTCTCCTCAAACT CTCAGCGGGCGGTAAAGTGCAGGACAGTTACTGCTATCAGATCTTCTTAGACCAGAACCACAGGCTGGTGCTGCCGACAgtccagcagctgctggagcatTCCTTCCACACGGCAGGACTCAAGCTGGCAGAG GTGCCCTCCTGCCTCATCCTCCAGATGCCTCGCTTCGGGAAGAAATTCAAGATGTTTGACAAGATCATTCCCTCTCTGGAGCTGGACATCACCGACCTCCTCTCTGAAG gtcctCAGCAGTGCATGCTGTGTGGAGACTTGGCCCATGTCGAGTGCACCGACTGTTTTAAAGATCCCATATTCGGCCAGACGGGATTAAAAATCTTCTGCAGGACGTGTTCATCTAAG gtACACTCTCATCCTCAACGCCTGTCCCATCAGCCGGTTGCTCTGGACATCCCCAAgggttatttgagtcacagcaTGCCTCACACTCTAATCAGAGACAAGCTGGAGCTGTTCGCCGTCCTCTGCATCGAGACGAGCCACTACGTGTCCTTCATCAAGTACGGACCAAACAGCCAAGACTGGATCTTCTTTGACAGCATGGCGGACCGAGAAG gagagagagacggattCAACATCCCGGAGGTTCACGCTTGCCCTGAGGTCAGCACGTACCTGGAAATGTCTCCCGCGGAGCTGGCCAATCAGGTGCCTCGAGACATGAAAGGTGTGGCCAAACGTCTCTTTTGCGATGCCTACATGTACCTGTATCAGAGCACCAGCATGTGTCTCTATCGCTGA